A genomic segment from Phragmites australis chromosome 6, lpPhrAust1.1, whole genome shotgun sequence encodes:
- the LOC133922086 gene encoding protein CURLY FLAG LEAF 1-like — protein sequence MTTAPNIEMIASSLRHCSLNGGGGGRRRGGSGRRRSEGGDDSEGVTVELNSDVALPYHWEQCLDLRTGQVYYINWEDGTRTTVDPRTSAFSLAPTPRFTSSASRRSRRDSTPSSGYTSVSSVDVAEWPHAGAAADIDSGYDNDNEDDDGDEEEDEAESSSTTSSSSSSTGSSRGSAVSSMLSSFSPTDESASGDNGRAFRTVDNNSAGHVLVAAGCRACFMYFMVPKLADVCPKCGSSGLLHLSRNGYA from the exons TCGCTGCGCCACTGCTCCCTcaacggcggcgggggcgggcggCGCCGGGGAGGCAGCGGCAGGAGGCGAAGCGAGGGCGGCGACGACAGCGAGGGCGTCACCGTCGAGCTCAACTCCGATGTCGCGCTGCCCTACCACTGGGAGCAGTGCCTCGACCTCCGG ACGGGGCAAGTGTACTACATCAACTGGGAGGACGGCACCCGCACGACCGTCGACCCGCGCACGTCGGCCTTCTCCCTCGCGCCGACGCCGCGCTTCACGTCATCGGCCTCCCGTCGCTCGCGCCGCGACTCCACCCCGTCGTCCGGCTACACCTCCGTGTCGTCCGTGGACGTCGCGGAGTGGCCACACGCCGGCGCTGCTGCCGACATCGACAGCGGTTACGACAACGACAacgaggacgacgacggcgacgaggaggaggatgaggccgAAAGCAGCAGCACCACGAGCAGCAGTTCGAGCAGCACCGGAAGCAGCCGGGGCTCCGCCGTCTCGTCCATGCTTTCGTCCTTCTCGCCGACGGACGAGTCCGCCTCTGGCGACAACGGCAGAGCCTTCCGCACTGTAGACAACAACAGCGCCGGGCACGTTCTCGTGGCGGCCGGGTGCCGCGCGTGCTTCATGTACTTCATGGTGCCCAAGCTCGCCGACGTGTGCCCCAAGTGCGGCAGCTccggcctcctccacctcagccGCAATGGCTACGCCTGA